A genomic stretch from Pseudomonas alkylphenolica includes:
- a CDS encoding class I SAM-dependent methyltransferase, with the protein MDEAKLNDFMGKLVNDMGAAALLANLILGDELGLYRAMADSQFISPEQLAQKTGCNARLLREWLSAQAASGYMEHKDGRFRLPEEQAMALAIEDSPVYAAGGASVIAALYHDKDKLVAAMRGDGGLAWGDHHPCMFSGTERFFRPGYRAHLVSEWLPTLTGVLDKLQAGAKVADVGCGHGASTVILAQAFPASQFYGFDYHAPSITVSNQRATEGGVADRTQFIQASAKDFPGKDYDLICYFDCLHDMGGPVGAARHAYNALKADGTVLLVEPFANDSLDENSTPVGRLFYAASTFICTPNSLSQEVGLGLGAQAGEARLRAVFAEAGFKHFRRATETPFNLILEARK; encoded by the coding sequence ATGGACGAAGCCAAGCTGAACGACTTCATGGGAAAGCTGGTCAACGACATGGGCGCCGCCGCCCTGCTCGCCAACCTGATCCTCGGCGATGAACTGGGCCTGTACCGGGCCATGGCCGACAGTCAATTCATCAGCCCCGAACAACTGGCACAAAAGACCGGCTGCAATGCCCGGCTGCTGCGCGAATGGCTCAGCGCCCAGGCCGCGTCGGGCTATATGGAGCACAAGGACGGCCGTTTTCGCCTACCCGAGGAACAGGCCATGGCCCTGGCTATCGAGGACTCACCGGTGTACGCGGCAGGCGGTGCTTCGGTGATTGCCGCCCTGTATCACGACAAAGACAAACTGGTAGCCGCCATGCGCGGCGATGGCGGCCTGGCCTGGGGCGATCATCATCCGTGCATGTTCAGTGGCACTGAGCGCTTCTTCAGACCCGGCTATCGCGCCCATCTGGTCAGCGAATGGCTGCCAACCCTGACCGGAGTGCTCGATAAACTGCAGGCCGGGGCCAAGGTCGCCGACGTCGGTTGCGGGCATGGTGCCTCGACGGTGATCCTGGCCCAGGCCTTTCCGGCTTCGCAGTTCTACGGTTTCGACTACCACGCGCCGTCGATCACGGTGTCGAACCAGCGCGCTACCGAAGGCGGTGTGGCCGACCGCACGCAGTTCATCCAGGCCAGTGCCAAGGATTTCCCCGGCAAGGATTACGACCTGATCTGCTACTTTGATTGCCTGCACGACATGGGCGGCCCGGTTGGCGCTGCCCGCCATGCCTATAACGCGCTGAAGGCCGACGGTACGGTGCTGCTGGTCGAGCCCTTTGCCAACGACAGTCTGGATGAAAACAGCACACCCGTTGGTCGGCTGTTTTATGCCGCTTCGACCTTTATCTGCACGCCCAACTCGCTGTCCCAGGAAGTCGGTTTGGGGCTCGGTGCCCAGGCAGGGGAAGCGCGCTTGCGCGCGGTGTTCGCGGAGGCTGGCTTCAAACATTTTCGCCGGGCCACGGAGACGCCTTTCAATTTGATTCTGGAAGCTCGCAAGTAG
- a CDS encoding GntR family transcriptional regulator — protein sequence MTVPRLNAPDLGNTPSTSEIITHHLRDAIIAGHFAEDEPIRQDDIARQFNVSKIPVREALKRLEAEGLVMFQRNRGAMVTRISEPELAQMFEVRMLLEDKALRLAIPNMTEATFARAERICQEFVGENDVGRWAELNWELHACLYEPAQRPFLVNMIRSVNDKLERYLRMQMSLSAGKERADHEHREILDACRAKDVERAVTLLDEHIAGVCKTLFEHLPQSK from the coding sequence GTGACCGTACCTCGCCTCAACGCCCCGGATCTGGGCAATACGCCTTCGACCTCGGAAATCATCACCCATCACCTGCGCGATGCGATCATTGCCGGGCACTTCGCCGAAGACGAACCGATCCGCCAGGACGACATCGCCCGCCAGTTCAACGTCAGCAAGATCCCCGTGCGCGAGGCGCTCAAGCGCCTGGAGGCCGAGGGGCTGGTGATGTTCCAGCGCAATCGCGGGGCGATGGTCACGCGCATCTCCGAACCGGAGCTGGCGCAGATGTTCGAAGTACGCATGCTGCTCGAAGACAAGGCGCTGCGTCTGGCAATCCCGAACATGACCGAAGCAACCTTCGCGCGTGCCGAACGGATCTGCCAGGAGTTCGTCGGCGAGAACGACGTCGGGCGCTGGGCCGAGCTGAACTGGGAGCTGCACGCCTGTTTGTACGAGCCGGCGCAGCGGCCCTTTCTGGTCAATATGATCCGCTCGGTGAACGACAAGCTGGAGCGCTACCTGCGCATGCAGATGAGCCTGTCGGCGGGCAAGGAACGCGCCGATCATGAACACCGCGAGATCCTCGATGCCTGCCGGGCCAAGGATGTCGAACGTGCCGTCACGCTGCTCGACGAGCACATCGCCGGCGTCTGCAAGACCCTCTTCGAGCACCTGCCGCAGAGCAAGTGA
- a CDS encoding 4-hydroxyproline epimerase, whose amino-acid sequence MKRISVIDSHTGGEPTRLVTDGFPALGNGSMAERRQRLAEQHDPWRSACMLEPRGSDVLVGALLCEPVDPGACAGVIFFNNTGYLGMCGHGTIGLVVSLAHLGRIGPGVHRIETPVGTVQATLHEDHSVSVRNVPAYRYRKDLTLEVPGIGRVVGDVAWGGNWFFLIADHGLNVAGDNIEALTAYTYAVQQALENQGIRGEDGGLIDHIELFADDPDADSRNFVLCPGKAYDRSPCGTGTSAKLACLAADGKLQPGQVWRQASVIGSQFEGSFEADGERIVPTIRGRAHISAEATLILQEDDPFAWGIRP is encoded by the coding sequence ATGAAACGCATCAGCGTGATCGACTCCCACACCGGCGGCGAACCCACCCGCCTGGTCACCGACGGATTCCCAGCACTCGGCAACGGCAGCATGGCCGAACGCCGCCAGCGCCTGGCCGAGCAACACGATCCATGGCGCAGCGCCTGCATGCTGGAGCCGCGTGGCAGTGACGTGCTGGTTGGCGCGCTGCTGTGCGAGCCGGTCGATCCCGGCGCCTGTGCCGGGGTGATCTTCTTCAACAACACCGGCTACCTGGGCATGTGTGGCCACGGCACCATCGGCCTGGTGGTGTCACTGGCGCACCTGGGCCGCATCGGGCCGGGTGTGCACCGTATCGAAACCCCGGTCGGCACCGTGCAGGCGACCCTGCACGAAGACCACTCGGTCAGCGTGCGCAACGTACCGGCCTACCGTTACCGCAAGGACCTGACACTGGAGGTGCCGGGCATCGGCCGGGTGGTCGGCGATGTCGCCTGGGGCGGCAACTGGTTCTTCCTGATCGCCGATCACGGCCTGAACGTCGCCGGCGACAACATCGAGGCGCTGACCGCCTATACCTACGCCGTGCAACAGGCGCTGGAGAACCAAGGCATTCGCGGCGAAGATGGCGGCCTGATCGACCATATCGAACTGTTCGCCGACGACCCCGACGCCGACAGCCGCAACTTCGTGCTTTGCCCCGGCAAAGCCTACGACCGTTCGCCCTGCGGCACCGGCACCAGCGCCAAGCTCGCGTGTCTGGCCGCCGACGGCAAGCTGCAACCCGGCCAGGTGTGGCGTCAGGCCAGCGTGATCGGTAGCCAGTTCGAAGGCTCGTTCGAGGCCGACGGCGAGCGCATCGTGCCAACCATTCGCGGCCGCGCGCACATCAGCGCCGAAGCCACGCTGATCCTGCAGGAAGACGACCCGTTCGCCTGGGGCATCCGCCCGTGA
- a CDS encoding NAD(P)/FAD-dependent oxidoreductase — MNRGAVADVIVIGAGIIGAACAQSLAARGLQVLVLDAGLHGATAAGMGHLLVLDDNAAELALSQHSLQRWRELAPRLPEDCAYRSNGTLWLAANAEEMAVAEHKFNVLQARGVACELVAGHALRQREPALREGLEGGLLINGDGILYAPATARWMLQSPRIEQRRAQVTTVQGNRVRLDDGQWLSADAVVLANGIQATDLCPELPIEPKKGHLLITDRYPGTVTHTLVELGYVTSAHNASGPSTACNIQPRPTGQLFIGASRQFGTTDPAVEGWMLARMLKRATEYMPDLAHLNGIRAWTGFRAASPDGLPLVGRHPQQDGLWLAVGHEGLGVTTAPATADLLTAQLFDETPPLAAQPYLPERFLGALAHA, encoded by the coding sequence GTGAACCGTGGTGCCGTGGCCGATGTGATCGTGATCGGCGCCGGGATCATCGGTGCCGCCTGTGCGCAGTCGCTGGCTGCGCGGGGGCTGCAAGTGCTGGTGCTCGATGCCGGTCTGCACGGTGCCACGGCCGCTGGCATGGGCCACCTGCTGGTGCTCGACGACAATGCCGCAGAGTTGGCGCTCAGCCAGCATTCGCTGCAACGCTGGCGTGAACTGGCCCCCCGGCTCCCCGAAGACTGCGCCTACCGCAGCAACGGCACCTTGTGGCTGGCGGCCAACGCTGAAGAGATGGCCGTGGCCGAACACAAATTCAACGTGCTGCAAGCCCGGGGCGTGGCCTGCGAGCTGGTTGCCGGACACGCCCTGCGCCAGCGCGAACCGGCGCTGCGTGAGGGGCTGGAAGGTGGTCTGCTGATCAACGGCGACGGCATCCTTTACGCCCCGGCCACCGCCCGCTGGATGCTGCAATCGCCGCGTATCGAACAGCGCCGGGCGCAAGTCACCACGGTGCAAGGCAACCGTGTGCGCCTGGACGACGGCCAGTGGCTGAGCGCCGATGCCGTGGTGCTGGCCAACGGCATCCAGGCCACCGACCTGTGCCCGGAGCTGCCGATCGAGCCGAAAAAAGGCCACCTGCTGATCACCGACCGCTACCCCGGCACCGTCACCCATACCTTGGTGGAACTGGGCTATGTCACCAGCGCGCATAACGCCAGCGGCCCATCCACCGCCTGCAATATCCAGCCGCGCCCGACCGGCCAGCTGTTCATCGGCGCTTCGCGTCAGTTCGGCACCACCGACCCGGCCGTTGAAGGCTGGATGTTGGCACGCATGCTCAAGCGCGCCACTGAATACATGCCAGACCTCGCCCACTTGAACGGCATCCGCGCCTGGACCGGCTTTCGCGCCGCCAGCCCCGACGGCCTGCCATTGGTGGGCCGCCATCCGCAGCAGGATGGCCTGTGGCTCGCGGTCGGTCACGAGGGCCTCGGCGTCACCACCGCCCCGGCGACCGCCGACCTGCTGACCGCGCAACTGTTCGACGAAACGCCACCGCTGGCGGCCCAACCCTATCTGCCTGAACGCTTCCTCGGAGCACTTGCCCATGCCTGA
- a CDS encoding 2Fe-2S iron-sulfur cluster-binding protein — MPDLTLDGRPLHVADGTSVAAALALAGDGSSRTSVSGQRRAPLCGMGICQECRVHIDGRRRLACQTLCRDGMQVETRP, encoded by the coding sequence ATGCCTGACCTGACCCTCGATGGCCGCCCGCTGCATGTGGCCGACGGCACCAGCGTGGCCGCCGCCCTGGCGTTGGCCGGCGACGGTAGCTCACGCACTTCGGTCAGCGGCCAGCGCCGCGCACCGCTGTGCGGCATGGGCATTTGCCAGGAATGCCGGGTACACATCGACGGCCGCCGGCGTCTGGCCTGCCAGACCCTGTGCCGCGACGGCATGCAAGTGGAGACCCGGCCATGA
- a CDS encoding NAD(P)/FAD-dependent oxidoreductase, which yields MSEHTNLLIIGAGPAGLAAALAAAPRAARIVLLDDNPLPGGQIWRDGPQAKVPAKARQLREQVLACRNVHCYSGTRVIAQPGPDTLLVEDAERGWQIRYDRLILCTGARELLLPFPGWTLPGVTGAGGLQALIKAGLPVRNQRIVIAGSGPLLLASAATAKANGARVLRIAEQASPAAVAGFAAQLPRWPQKLLQSFSLFDRQYRSASHVLAALGSDRLEGVRLMQNGKLVEIACDRLACGFGLIPNIQLAQALGCAMAHDAVAVDNWQETTLPGVYAAGECTGFGGSERALVEGAIAGHAAVGNRQAAQRLLRQRARWHGFADALNKAFALDPALKSLATADTLVCRCEDVAYSALAGHGSWREAKLASRCGMGACQGRVCGAATRHLFGWQPSAPRPPFSPARIETLLCLDETPGA from the coding sequence ATGAGCGAACACACCAATCTGTTGATCATCGGCGCCGGTCCCGCCGGCCTGGCCGCTGCACTGGCCGCCGCCCCCCGTGCCGCACGCATCGTGCTGCTCGACGACAACCCGCTGCCAGGCGGACAGATCTGGCGCGACGGCCCGCAGGCCAAGGTGCCTGCCAAGGCGCGTCAACTGCGCGAGCAGGTACTCGCCTGCCGCAATGTGCACTGCTACAGCGGCACACGGGTGATCGCCCAGCCAGGCCCAGACACCCTGCTGGTGGAAGACGCCGAGCGTGGCTGGCAGATCCGCTACGACCGGCTGATTCTCTGCACCGGCGCCCGAGAACTGCTGCTGCCCTTCCCCGGCTGGACCCTGCCCGGCGTCACCGGTGCCGGCGGTTTGCAGGCACTGATCAAGGCCGGCCTGCCGGTGCGCAACCAACGTATCGTCATCGCCGGCAGCGGGCCATTGCTGCTGGCCAGTGCCGCCACCGCCAAAGCCAACGGCGCCCGGGTGCTGCGCATTGCCGAACAGGCTTCGCCCGCCGCCGTCGCCGGCTTCGCCGCACAATTGCCGCGCTGGCCGCAAAAACTCCTGCAGTCCTTCAGCCTGTTCGACCGCCAGTACCGCAGCGCCAGCCATGTACTTGCCGCACTGGGTAGCGATCGCCTGGAGGGTGTGCGCTTGATGCAAAACGGCAAGCTCGTGGAAATCGCCTGTGACCGGCTGGCCTGCGGCTTCGGCCTGATCCCCAACATCCAGCTGGCCCAGGCCCTGGGCTGCGCCATGGCGCATGACGCAGTTGCCGTGGACAACTGGCAGGAGACGACGCTGCCCGGCGTTTACGCCGCAGGTGAATGCACCGGCTTCGGCGGCAGCGAGCGGGCCCTGGTGGAAGGTGCGATTGCTGGCCATGCCGCAGTCGGCAATCGCCAGGCGGCGCAGCGGCTGTTGCGCCAACGCGCCCGCTGGCATGGGTTCGCCGATGCCCTGAACAAAGCCTTCGCCCTCGACCCGGCGCTCAAGTCGCTGGCGACTGCCGACACCCTGGTGTGCCGCTGCGAAGATGTCGCCTATTCCGCCCTCGCCGGACACGGCAGCTGGCGCGAAGCCAAGCTCGCCAGCCGCTGCGGCATGGGCGCCTGTCAGGGCCGGGTCTGCGGCGCGGCCACCCGCCACCTGTTCGGCTGGCAACCCTCGGCGCCGCGCCCGCCGTTCAGCCCGGCGCGCATCGAAACCCTGCTGTGCCTGGACGAAACGCCCGGCGCTTGA
- a CDS encoding AraC family transcriptional regulator has product MHATLNHFAPCDLPTLLSSLQPIAPLLDTLNDVVFFIKDREARYAFVNQTLARRCGRKHCDELLGLTAEHVFPARFGPLYTEQDRRVLSSGRELADQLELHLYFGNQPVWCLTHKRPLKDADGSIVGLAGISRDLQLPQSNHPAFQKLAAVDAHIRSHFSRPISLAELTAIAGLSIAQLERHCKRIFQLTPRQMIHKARLEEASRLLQDLDLPITDIALRCGYTDHSAFSRQFRALTGLSPSQYRDSQR; this is encoded by the coding sequence ATGCACGCCACGCTCAACCACTTCGCCCCCTGCGATCTGCCGACCCTGCTGAGCAGCCTGCAGCCGATCGCGCCGCTGCTCGACACCCTCAACGACGTGGTGTTCTTCATCAAGGACCGCGAAGCGCGTTACGCCTTCGTCAACCAGACCCTGGCCCGGCGCTGCGGCCGCAAGCACTGTGACGAGCTGCTCGGGCTTACCGCCGAACACGTATTCCCCGCCCGTTTCGGCCCGCTCTACACCGAGCAGGACCGCCGCGTGCTGAGCAGTGGCCGGGAACTGGCCGACCAGCTTGAACTGCACCTTTATTTCGGCAACCAGCCGGTCTGGTGCCTGACCCACAAACGCCCGCTCAAGGATGCCGACGGCAGCATCGTTGGCCTCGCCGGGATCTCTCGTGACCTGCAATTGCCGCAGTCCAACCACCCGGCGTTCCAGAAACTCGCCGCCGTCGATGCGCATATCCGCAGCCACTTCAGCCGCCCCATCAGCCTTGCCGAACTGACCGCCATCGCCGGGCTTTCGATCGCGCAACTGGAGCGCCATTGCAAACGGATCTTCCAGCTCACGCCGCGGCAGATGATCCACAAAGCACGCCTGGAAGAAGCCTCGCGCTTGCTGCAGGACCTCGACCTGCCGATCACCGACATCGCCCTGCGCTGCGGTTACACCGACCACAGCGCCTTCAGCCGCCAGTTCCGCGCCCTCACCGGGCTTTCGCCGAGCCAGTACCGCGACAGCCAGCGCTGA
- a CDS encoding ABC transporter substrate-binding protein, with protein MKNRTFAVALSAVLSTTFIANAQADKLDDIIGSGKLRCAVTLDFPPMGFRDEANKPAGFDVDYCNDLAKILGVEPEVVETPFPDRIPALVSGRADVIVASTSDTLERAKTVGLTVPYFAFQMVVLTRDNTGINSFEDLKGKALGNTSGTYEAIALEKDVKSWGSGTFRAYQSQNDTLLAVAQGHIDATVVTNTVAAATLKSGKYKNLKVAGNAPYVIDYVSLGAKRNEYGLLRYLDLFVNQQVRTGRYKELFTKWVGTEIAPTDLTVPQVYY; from the coding sequence ATGAAAAACCGCACATTTGCCGTAGCCCTCAGCGCTGTTCTCAGTACCACCTTTATTGCCAACGCCCAGGCCGACAAACTCGACGACATCATCGGCTCCGGCAAGCTGCGCTGCGCCGTAACCCTGGACTTCCCACCGATGGGTTTTCGCGACGAAGCCAACAAGCCCGCCGGCTTCGACGTCGACTACTGCAACGACCTGGCTAAGATCCTCGGGGTCGAGCCCGAAGTGGTCGAAACGCCCTTCCCTGATCGCATCCCGGCCCTGGTTTCCGGGCGCGCCGACGTGATCGTAGCGTCCACCTCCGACACCCTGGAGCGGGCCAAGACGGTCGGTTTGACCGTGCCGTACTTCGCCTTCCAGATGGTCGTACTGACCCGCGACAACACCGGTATCAACAGCTTCGAGGACCTCAAGGGCAAGGCGCTGGGCAACACCAGCGGCACCTATGAAGCCATCGCCCTGGAGAAAGACGTGAAGAGCTGGGGCAGCGGCACCTTCCGCGCCTACCAGTCGCAGAACGACACCCTGCTCGCAGTCGCCCAAGGGCATATCGACGCCACTGTGGTCACCAACACCGTTGCCGCTGCCACCCTCAAGTCCGGCAAGTACAAGAACCTCAAGGTCGCCGGTAATGCGCCTTACGTGATCGACTACGTATCGCTGGGCGCCAAGCGCAACGAGTACGGTCTGCTGCGTTACCTTGACCTGTTCGTCAACCAGCAGGTGCGCACCGGGCGCTACAAGGAGCTGTTCACCAAGTGGGTGGGCACCGAAATCGCCCCGACCGACCTGACCGTGCCACAGGTTTACTACTGA
- the lhpI gene encoding cis-3-hydroxy-L-proline dehydratase, translated as MTSTPKPLAGRSLVEGAAQGELLFADTGLSFWGGVDPFSGEVIDRHHPLSGQCIAGRVLAIPSGRGSCTGSSVMMELISNGHAPAALVLAEADEILTLGVLVAQTLFGRSLPVLCIGKEAFAGLRGAGFARVEGERLSLFAQAPAADWQAPSFTPADRPFNSALNLSPQDQALLDGSHGKAAQLAMQIVLRMAELQGAEQLLDVTQAHIDGCIYTGPASLRFAEQLVQWGAKVRVPTTLNSISVDQRRWRELGIDPALGEPASALGDAYMAMGAQLSFTCAPYLLDSAPTLGEQVVWAESNAVVYANSVLGARTLKYPDYLDICIALTGRAPSIGCHLDSQRKAQLIVEVPPLDGLDDSFYPLLGYHIGALSGSRIPLVRGLEQAQPSLDDLKAFGAAFATTSAAPLFHIAGVTPEALDPAQVLEPGATLPTERLHLKDLLHSWRELNSAREPQVDVVSLGNPHFSLSEFAALARLCQGRHKHPDVVVAITCGRAVLEQARAAGHIAGLERFGVTLVTDTCWCMLGEPVIPPAARTLMTNSGKYAHYGPGLAGRPVHFASLAECVESACSGQASGRLPTWLQPAACKESPAHV; from the coding sequence ATGACCAGCACTCCCAAACCCCTGGCCGGGCGTAGCCTGGTCGAGGGCGCGGCCCAGGGCGAACTGCTGTTCGCCGACACCGGGCTGAGCTTCTGGGGCGGGGTCGACCCGTTCAGCGGCGAAGTGATCGACCGCCATCATCCGCTCAGCGGCCAGTGCATCGCCGGGCGTGTGCTGGCGATCCCCAGCGGACGCGGCTCGTGCACCGGCAGCAGCGTGATGATGGAACTGATCAGCAACGGCCACGCACCGGCAGCACTGGTGCTGGCCGAGGCCGACGAAATCCTGACCCTCGGCGTGCTGGTCGCGCAGACCCTGTTCGGGCGCTCCTTGCCGGTGCTGTGCATCGGCAAGGAGGCTTTCGCCGGATTGCGCGGCGCAGGCTTTGCGCGGGTCGAAGGCGAGCGCCTGAGCCTGTTTGCCCAGGCGCCCGCCGCCGACTGGCAAGCCCCGTCGTTTACCCCGGCTGACCGGCCATTCAACAGCGCCCTGAACCTGAGCCCGCAGGACCAGGCGCTACTTGATGGCAGCCATGGCAAAGCGGCGCAGCTGGCGATGCAGATCGTCCTGCGCATGGCCGAGCTGCAAGGCGCCGAGCAGTTGCTGGACGTGACCCAGGCGCATATCGACGGCTGCATCTACACCGGCCCCGCCAGCCTGCGCTTTGCCGAACAGCTGGTACAGTGGGGCGCGAAGGTACGGGTACCGACCACGCTCAATTCCATTTCGGTCGACCAGCGCCGCTGGCGCGAACTGGGCATCGACCCGGCGCTCGGCGAGCCGGCCAGTGCCCTGGGCGATGCCTACATGGCCATGGGCGCGCAATTGAGCTTCACCTGCGCGCCTTACCTGCTCGACAGCGCGCCAACCCTGGGCGAACAGGTGGTCTGGGCCGAATCCAACGCGGTGGTCTACGCCAACAGTGTGTTGGGGGCGCGCACGCTCAAGTACCCGGACTACCTCGACATCTGCATCGCCCTCACCGGTCGGGCTCCGAGCATCGGCTGTCACCTCGACAGCCAGCGCAAGGCCCAACTGATTGTTGAAGTGCCGCCGCTGGACGGCCTCGACGACAGCTTCTACCCCCTGCTCGGCTACCACATCGGCGCCCTCTCCGGTTCGCGGATTCCTCTGGTGCGCGGGCTGGAACAGGCGCAACCCAGCCTGGACGATCTCAAGGCGTTCGGCGCCGCCTTTGCCACCACCTCTGCCGCGCCGCTGTTTCATATCGCCGGGGTTACACCCGAAGCCCTGGACCCGGCGCAAGTGCTCGAACCCGGCGCAACCCTGCCGACCGAGCGCCTGCACCTGAAGGATCTGCTGCACAGCTGGCGCGAGCTCAACAGCGCCCGCGAGCCGCAGGTCGATGTGGTGTCGCTGGGCAATCCGCATTTCTCGCTCAGCGAGTTCGCCGCACTTGCCCGCCTGTGCCAGGGCCGGCACAAACACCCGGACGTAGTGGTGGCGATCACTTGCGGTCGCGCAGTGCTCGAACAGGCCCGCGCCGCCGGCCATATCGCCGGGCTCGAACGCTTCGGCGTGACCCTGGTGACCGACACTTGCTGGTGCATGCTCGGTGAGCCGGTGATCCCGCCGGCGGCGCGCACGCTGATGACCAACTCGGGCAAATACGCCCACTACGGGCCGGGCCTGGCCGGTCGCCCGGTGCATTTCGCCAGCCTCGCCGAATGTGTCGAATCGGCCTGTAGCGGCCAGGCCAGCGGTCGCCTGCCAACCTGGCTGCAACCTGCCGCCTGCAAGGAGAGCCCCGCGCATGTTTGA
- a CDS encoding amino acid ABC transporter permease: MFDYTFQWRSALRALPDMLSGAWVTFETAALSMIFGVLIALALTVMREGKQPLLRGFANGWVSIARNTPSLFQIYILYFGLGSMGLHVSSWIALLAGITFNNAGYLAENFRGGLKAVPTTQMRAARSLGMSAFQTYRMIVIPQLLRVVFYPLTNQMVWAVLMTSLGVIVGLNNDLTGVTQDYNVKTFRTFEYFALAAALYYVIAKAIVAVARLMAWRLFRY, from the coding sequence ATGTTTGACTACACCTTCCAATGGCGTTCGGCCCTGCGCGCCCTGCCGGACATGTTGAGCGGTGCCTGGGTCACCTTCGAGACCGCCGCGTTGTCGATGATCTTCGGGGTGTTGATTGCCCTGGCCCTGACCGTGATGCGCGAAGGAAAACAGCCGTTGCTGCGCGGCTTTGCCAATGGCTGGGTGTCGATCGCGCGCAACACCCCTTCGCTGTTCCAGATCTACATCCTGTACTTCGGCCTCGGCTCGATGGGCCTGCATGTCAGTTCGTGGATCGCCCTGCTGGCGGGGATCACCTTCAACAACGCCGGGTACCTGGCGGAGAACTTTCGCGGCGGCCTCAAGGCCGTGCCGACCACGCAGATGCGTGCGGCGCGCTCGCTGGGCATGAGCGCCTTCCAGACCTACCGGATGATCGTCATTCCGCAATTGCTGCGGGTGGTGTTCTACCCGTTGACCAACCAGATGGTCTGGGCGGTGCTGATGACTTCGCTGGGGGTGATCGTCGGCCTGAACAACGACCTCACCGGCGTGACCCAGGACTACAACGTCAAGACCTTCCGCACCTTCGAATACTTCGCCCTGGCGGCGGCGCTCTACTACGTGATCGCCAAGGCGATCGTCGCAGTTGCGCGGCTGATGGCCTGGCGCTTGTTCCGCTACTGA
- a CDS encoding amino acid ABC transporter permease, which yields MFSTSFTWNDFMFLLDGARVTVQLTFWAILLGTFAGLLFGLARALWPRLSLPLAWVLDVFRSVPLLIQFVLFNSFKSIVGLNISAFSVGCIVLGVYTAAYFTEIVRGGVLAVSLSVRRASRSLGMSYLQDLRWIVLPMATRVAFPGWLNLVLGVMKDTALVMWIGIVELLRASQTIVTRIQEPLLVLCIAGLIYYVMSLVVARLGARLERRWQEND from the coding sequence ATGTTCTCTACCAGCTTTACCTGGAACGACTTCATGTTCCTGCTCGACGGGGCCAGGGTCACCGTGCAACTGACCTTCTGGGCCATCCTCCTGGGCACCTTCGCCGGCTTGCTGTTCGGCCTCGCCCGCGCCCTCTGGCCACGGCTCAGCCTGCCACTGGCGTGGGTGCTGGATGTGTTTCGCAGCGTGCCGTTGCTGATCCAGTTCGTGCTGTTCAACTCGTTCAAAAGCATCGTCGGACTGAACATCAGCGCCTTCAGCGTTGGCTGCATCGTGCTCGGCGTGTACACCGCCGCGTACTTCACCGAGATCGTCCGCGGCGGTGTGCTGGCGGTGTCGCTGAGCGTGCGTCGAGCCAGCCGCTCGCTGGGCATGAGCTACCTGCAGGATTTGCGCTGGATCGTCCTGCCGATGGCCACCCGGGTGGCGTTTCCCGGATGGCTGAACCTGGTGCTGGGGGTGATGAAAGACACCGCGCTGGTGATGTGGATCGGCATTGTCGAACTGCTGCGCGCCTCGCAAACCATCGTTACACGGATTCAGGAACCCCTGCTGGTGCTGTGCATCGCAGGCCTCATTTACTACGTCATGAGCCTGGTGGTTGCCCGCCTTGGCGCCCGTCTGGAAAGAAGGTGGCAAGAAAATGATTGA